From Alkalidesulfovibrio alkalitolerans DSM 16529, a single genomic window includes:
- a CDS encoding DUF342 domain-containing protein has product MSSEATQTAPPDLRATLAAAGIELSGDTAWPVFKDDPVGRHTPSVASPDSQPVAISSAHFNVDPQTGDITSRGYGLVVLRDGELRVKPLLKICDDRTVLKATLFHRDFQGAEVTPERLSEMLQRMAVSAPLEQNAVAEALAKARKTKAAVPEVAVALGSLPEEGRDGFFEPAVQLAEPSQEKYGAEADKQGQVDHRERSTLRLVSQGEFLGRIVPPVPGTEGRDVFGNVIPAPEVKSAQIVAGEGVDVSDDGLSFYAAIPGNLTFEDGRLKVSDILKVEGDVDFNTGNIRLERGTIYVTGSVQDGFILETPGDVIVKDSIYAANVTAGGDITVDGGLFTCGAGNAVAGGTITAQFIVGARLEAEKDVVATHNISNSNVRAGGKVLCTKGKGVIVGGVVKAMGGVECRDAGSEFGVRTVFFLGPEDISDERKELLAKRKKIRRVIDQIDAALGKAPPAEILRRTPPEKRRQVAQLLKIRIGGQNDLKEIEGMLEAERAKAMQLARASLRVLSKVYPGVMVKAFGHVHTFETLHNACTIRFNPETSVFEIT; this is encoded by the coding sequence ATGAGCAGCGAAGCGACACAAACAGCCCCGCCGGACCTTAGGGCGACGCTCGCCGCGGCAGGTATCGAACTGTCTGGCGACACGGCTTGGCCCGTCTTCAAGGACGACCCCGTGGGACGCCACACGCCCTCGGTAGCCTCCCCCGATTCTCAGCCTGTCGCCATCTCCAGCGCGCACTTCAACGTCGATCCCCAAACCGGCGACATCACTTCACGCGGCTACGGGCTGGTCGTCCTGCGCGACGGCGAACTGCGCGTGAAGCCGCTGCTCAAGATCTGCGACGACAGGACAGTGCTCAAGGCCACGCTCTTCCACCGCGACTTCCAGGGCGCGGAAGTGACCCCGGAGCGGTTGTCCGAAATGCTACAGCGCATGGCCGTGAGTGCGCCGCTCGAACAAAACGCCGTGGCCGAGGCGCTGGCCAAGGCCCGCAAGACCAAGGCGGCCGTTCCCGAGGTGGCAGTGGCCCTGGGCAGCCTGCCCGAAGAGGGACGCGACGGCTTTTTCGAACCCGCGGTGCAGCTCGCCGAGCCAAGCCAGGAGAAATACGGCGCCGAGGCCGACAAGCAGGGGCAGGTGGACCACCGCGAGCGCTCCACCCTGCGTCTGGTGAGCCAGGGCGAATTCCTGGGACGGATCGTGCCGCCCGTTCCCGGAACAGAAGGCCGCGACGTCTTCGGCAACGTCATCCCCGCGCCCGAGGTCAAATCCGCGCAAATCGTCGCGGGCGAAGGCGTGGACGTCTCCGACGACGGCTTGTCCTTCTACGCCGCGATCCCGGGCAACCTCACCTTCGAGGACGGCCGCCTGAAGGTGAGCGACATCCTGAAAGTCGAAGGCGACGTGGACTTCAACACGGGCAACATCCGCCTGGAACGCGGCACCATCTACGTCACGGGCTCGGTGCAAGACGGCTTCATCCTCGAAACGCCGGGGGACGTGATCGTCAAGGACTCGATCTACGCTGCAAACGTCACGGCGGGCGGCGACATCACCGTGGACGGCGGCCTGTTCACCTGCGGCGCGGGCAACGCCGTGGCCGGGGGGACCATCACGGCGCAGTTCATCGTTGGTGCGCGCCTTGAGGCCGAAAAAGACGTCGTGGCCACGCACAACATTTCCAATTCAAACGTGCGCGCGGGCGGGAAGGTCCTGTGTACCAAAGGCAAGGGCGTCATCGTCGGCGGCGTGGTAAAGGCCATGGGCGGCGTGGAGTGCCGCGACGCCGGGTCCGAGTTCGGCGTGCGGACCGTCTTCTTCCTCGGCCCTGAGGACATTTCCGACGAACGCAAGGAACTGCTTGCCAAGCGCAAGAAGATCCGCCGCGTCATCGATCAGATCGACGCCGCGCTGGGCAAAGCCCCCCCTGCCGAGATCCTTCGCCGCACCCCGCCGGAAAAGCGCAGACAGGTCGCCCAACTGCTCAAGATCCGGATAGGCGGCCAGAATGACCTCAAGGAAATCGAAGGGATGCTGGAAGCCGAACGCGCCAAGGCCATGCAACTCGCCCGGGCCTCCCTACGCGTCCTCTCGAAGGTCTATCCCGGTGTCATGGTCAAGGCCTTCGGCCATGTCCACACCTTCGAAACCCTGCACAACGCCTGCACCATCCGCTTCAATCCGGAGACATCCGTCTTCGAGATCACTTGA
- the ffh gene encoding signal recognition particle protein, whose product MFESLGERLEGVFKRFRGQGKLTEENVGEGLREVRLALLEADVNFKVVKDFVDRVREKSLGQEVMKSLTPGQQVVKIVHEELVGLLGGSTTELDLRGKTPAGIMMVGLQGSGKTTSAGKIALWLRREKKMKPYLVPADVYRPAAIDQLTKLAGQIGVPVYPSTPDMNPVDICADALSRAREEGCNVILYDTAGRLHIDEPLMEELSRIKDKCAPAEILFVADAMTGQDAVNVAKSFDERLDISGVVLTKMDGDARGGAALSIKSVTGKAVKFVGLGEALSEMEVFHPDRIASRILGMGDVMTLIEKAQTTIDEDEAKALQDKMREASFNFEDFRVQMRRLKKLGSLEGLLKLIPGMGKLSQQLGGLNMPEKELGRVEAMIDSMTRDERRRPELLNKSRKARIAKGSGATVAEVEQLCANFTQMRAMMQNMMGGGKKGKKGLPAMPGMPGMGKMPRGLPGRGRMPGLPGLGGLGGAGGMPDLSALGGMGGMPGMPGAGEGASRGSTKKKKKDRKKKKKRR is encoded by the coding sequence GTGTTCGAAAGTTTGGGCGAACGGCTCGAGGGAGTCTTCAAGCGATTTCGCGGCCAGGGCAAGCTGACGGAGGAAAACGTCGGCGAGGGCCTGCGCGAGGTGCGCCTGGCGCTGCTCGAAGCCGACGTCAACTTCAAGGTCGTCAAGGACTTCGTTGACCGCGTGCGCGAGAAGTCGCTCGGGCAGGAGGTGATGAAGAGCCTCACGCCCGGCCAGCAGGTGGTCAAGATCGTCCACGAGGAGTTGGTGGGGCTGCTGGGCGGCTCGACCACCGAGCTCGACCTGCGCGGCAAGACCCCGGCGGGCATCATGATGGTCGGCCTTCAGGGCTCGGGCAAGACCACCTCGGCGGGCAAGATCGCCCTGTGGCTGCGCCGCGAGAAGAAGATGAAGCCCTACCTGGTCCCGGCCGACGTCTACCGCCCGGCGGCCATCGACCAGCTCACCAAGCTCGCCGGTCAGATCGGCGTGCCGGTCTATCCGTCCACGCCCGACATGAATCCGGTGGACATCTGCGCCGACGCGCTTTCGCGGGCGCGCGAGGAAGGCTGCAACGTCATCCTTTACGACACCGCGGGCCGCCTGCACATCGACGAACCCTTGATGGAGGAGCTTTCCCGCATCAAGGACAAGTGCGCCCCGGCGGAAATACTTTTCGTGGCCGACGCCATGACCGGCCAGGATGCGGTCAACGTCGCCAAGAGCTTTGACGAGCGCCTGGATATCTCCGGCGTGGTCCTGACCAAGATGGATGGCGACGCGCGCGGCGGCGCGGCCCTGTCCATCAAGTCCGTGACCGGCAAGGCCGTGAAGTTCGTGGGTCTTGGCGAGGCGCTTTCCGAGATGGAGGTCTTCCACCCGGATCGCATCGCCTCGCGTATTCTGGGCATGGGCGACGTGATGACGCTCATCGAGAAGGCCCAGACGACCATCGACGAGGACGAGGCCAAGGCCCTTCAGGACAAGATGCGCGAGGCCTCGTTCAACTTCGAGGACTTTCGCGTGCAGATGCGGAGGCTGAAGAAGCTCGGCTCGCTCGAAGGGCTTTTGAAGCTCATCCCGGGCATGGGCAAGCTTTCGCAGCAACTCGGCGGGCTGAACATGCCGGAGAAGGAACTCGGGCGCGTCGAGGCCATGATCGATTCCATGACCCGCGACGAGCGCCGCCGCCCCGAGCTTTTGAACAAGAGCCGCAAGGCGCGCATCGCCAAGGGCTCCGGCGCGACGGTGGCCGAGGTCGAGCAGTTGTGCGCCAACTTCACCCAGATGCGGGCCATGATGCAGAACATGATGGGCGGCGGGAAGAAGGGCAAGAAAGGCTTGCCCGCCATGCCCGGAATGCCCGGCATGGGCAAGATGCCGCGCGGCCTTCCCGGCCGCGGCCGCATGCCCGGCCTGCCCGGTCTGGGCGGCCTGGGTGGAGCAGGGGGCATGCCCGACCTGAGTGCGCTTGGCGGCATGGGTGGCATGCCCGGCATGCCCGGAGCGGGCGAGGGCGCATCGCGCGGCTCCACGAAGAAGAAGAAAAAGGACCGCAAGAAGAAGAAAAAGCGCCGCTAG
- the rpsP gene encoding 30S ribosomal protein S16, whose translation MALKLRLTRMGSKKRPFYRIVAVNSETRRDGRALDYVGFYNPMVKPEEFSVDAEKVKMWIERGAQPSDTVRSLLKKAGV comes from the coding sequence ATGGCTCTCAAGCTGCGTCTGACCCGCATGGGCTCCAAGAAGCGCCCGTTCTACCGGATCGTCGCCGTCAACAGCGAAACCCGCCGTGATGGCCGGGCTCTTGACTACGTCGGTTTCTACAACCCCATGGTCAAGCCCGAGGAATTTTCCGTTGACGCGGAAAAGGTCAAAATGTGGATCGAACGGGGCGCTCAGCCGTCCGACACCGTCCGCTCCCTGCTCAAGAAGGCCGGCGTTTAG
- a CDS encoding KH domain-containing protein, translating to MLKELVEYIAKSLVDKPEEVHVSEIEGEQTSVIELKVAKEDLGKVIGKQGRTARAMRTILGAASTKMRKRSVLEILE from the coding sequence ATGTTGAAAGAGCTGGTCGAATACATCGCCAAGTCGCTGGTGGACAAGCCCGAGGAAGTGCACGTTTCCGAAATCGAGGGTGAGCAGACGTCGGTCATCGAACTCAAGGTGGCCAAGGAAGACCTGGGCAAGGTCATAGGCAAGCAGGGCCGCACCGCGCGTGCCATGCGCACCATTCTCGGCGCGGCCTCGACCAAGATGCGCAAGCGTTCCGTGCTCGAGATCCTGGAGTAG
- the rimM gene encoding ribosome maturation factor RimM (Essential for efficient processing of 16S rRNA), with product MAARERVRIGEVARAHGVRGELSLEWHVESPELCDVIGRLVLEPPPARREAVVRGSRPAKGQAGGRIFPIESWRVHHKRLLVKLKGIDDRDQAEAWRGGAVYALAEDMPPVGEDEVFVRDLPGLRVHLVDGRELGVIESVMAEPQEVWSIMTSQGVEVLFPAHPGFVVEMDMEEGKVVIDPPPGLLELYLEPDGAD from the coding sequence ATGGCCGCTCGCGAGCGAGTCCGCATCGGCGAGGTCGCCCGCGCCCACGGGGTGCGGGGTGAGTTGAGCCTTGAGTGGCATGTCGAGTCGCCCGAGTTGTGCGACGTGATCGGCCGCCTCGTTCTTGAACCGCCTCCCGCGAGGCGGGAGGCGGTCGTACGCGGTTCGCGTCCCGCCAAAGGGCAGGCGGGCGGCCGCATCTTCCCCATCGAATCCTGGCGAGTCCATCACAAGCGCCTGCTGGTGAAGCTCAAGGGCATCGACGACCGCGACCAGGCCGAGGCCTGGCGCGGCGGCGCGGTCTACGCCCTGGCCGAGGACATGCCCCCGGTCGGCGAGGACGAGGTTTTCGTCCGCGACCTTCCCGGCCTTCGCGTCCATCTCGTCGACGGTCGCGAACTGGGCGTCATCGAGTCCGTGATGGCCGAGCCGCAGGAGGTATGGAGCATCATGACGTCACAGGGCGTGGAGGTGCTTTTCCCGGCTCATCCCGGCTTCGTGGTCGAGATGGACATGGAGGAGGGCAAGGTGGTCATCGATCCGCCGCCAGGGCTTCTCGAACTCTATCTGGAGCCGGACGGGGCCGACTGA
- the trmD gene encoding tRNA (guanosine(37)-N1)-methyltransferase TrmD → MRITILSLFPEFFDSPLSCGLMAKARARGVLDVRVENPRDRATDKHRTVDDTPYGGGPGMVMQVDPLARTLDSLAKPGRILLLSPKGRPMSQELARELASEEALTLVCGRYEGIDARFEELYPVTSVSVGDFVLNGGEAGALCLVEAVARLLPDFMGKQASGDEESFSRGLLEYPHYTRPEEYRGLRVPAVLLSGDHARIAAWRREQSLTTTLAARPELLAEAGVEASDLDFLRDLPRRALGRNLCVALVHHPVLTGERKVGTTSLTNLDLHDICRVSRSYGVRAVYATTPLADQRALAESLAAHWVAGEGGRGNPDRSEALRLLRVVPDLAAVRAEMAEAFGRPPLVVATSAKGAGTVTPGRIAGRLARQPVLLVFGTGHGLAPEVLREADETLRPIRPFADYNHLPVRAAVAVTLDRLLADHG, encoded by the coding sequence ATGCGCATCACCATCCTTTCCCTTTTTCCGGAGTTTTTCGACTCGCCCCTGTCCTGCGGCCTGATGGCCAAGGCCAGGGCGCGCGGCGTATTGGACGTGCGCGTCGAAAACCCGCGCGACAGGGCCACGGACAAGCACCGGACCGTGGACGACACGCCGTATGGTGGCGGTCCGGGCATGGTCATGCAGGTCGATCCCCTGGCCCGGACCCTCGATTCGCTCGCAAAGCCGGGCCGTATCCTGCTTCTTTCGCCCAAGGGCAGGCCCATGTCGCAGGAACTGGCCCGCGAGCTCGCCTCCGAGGAGGCCCTGACGCTCGTCTGCGGTCGCTACGAGGGCATCGACGCCCGCTTCGAGGAATTGTATCCCGTGACCTCGGTTTCGGTGGGCGACTTCGTGCTCAACGGCGGCGAGGCCGGGGCGCTGTGTCTTGTCGAGGCCGTGGCTAGGCTCTTGCCCGACTTCATGGGCAAGCAGGCCTCGGGCGATGAGGAGAGCTTCAGCCGGGGGCTGCTCGAATACCCGCACTACACCCGCCCCGAGGAATACCGGGGGCTTCGCGTGCCTGCCGTGCTGCTTTCGGGCGATCACGCGCGTATCGCGGCCTGGCGGCGCGAGCAGTCGCTTACCACAACCCTCGCCGCGCGGCCCGAGCTTCTGGCCGAGGCCGGGGTCGAGGCGAGCGACCTTGATTTTCTGCGCGATCTGCCTCGGCGGGCGCTTGGCCGCAACCTGTGCGTGGCCCTGGTGCACCACCCCGTGCTCACGGGCGAGCGAAAGGTGGGCACGACGTCCTTGACGAATCTCGACTTGCACGATATATGCCGCGTTTCCCGCTCGTATGGGGTCCGTGCGGTCTACGCGACCACGCCGCTTGCCGACCAGCGGGCCCTGGCCGAGAGCCTGGCCGCCCACTGGGTGGCGGGCGAAGGCGGGCGGGGAAACCCGGACCGGAGCGAGGCCCTGCGGCTTTTGCGGGTTGTGCCCGATCTGGCTGCGGTGCGCGCCGAAATGGCCGAGGCCTTCGGCAGGCCGCCGTTGGTGGTGGCCACCAGCGCCAAAGGCGCGGGCACGGTCACGCCGGGGCGCATCGCCGGGCGCCTTGCGCGCCAACCAGTGCTCCTGGTCTTCGGCACGGGGCATGGGCTTGCGCCCGAGGTTCTGCGCGAAGCCGACGAGACGCTTCGGCCCATACGGCCCTTCGCCGACTACAACCACCTGCCCGTGCGCGCGGCGGTGGCCGTGACCCTGGACAGGCTTTTGGCCGACCACGGGTGA
- the rplS gene encoding 50S ribosomal protein L19 produces MNIVERIEREQMRLDIPEFKSGDTLKVHFRIIEGDKERIQVFQGVCIRRHRGTTSATFTVRKVSDGVGVERIFPLHSPFIERVEVVTEGKVRRSRLYYLRALKGKAARIKSKRDF; encoded by the coding sequence ATGAACATCGTCGAACGCATCGAACGCGAGCAAATGCGCCTTGACATCCCCGAATTCAAGTCGGGCGACACCCTGAAGGTCCATTTCCGGATCATCGAGGGCGACAAGGAGCGTATCCAGGTTTTCCAGGGCGTGTGCATCCGCCGCCATCGCGGCACCACCAGCGCCACCTTCACCGTGCGCAAGGTCTCCGACGGCGTGGGCGTGGAACGCATCTTCCCCCTGCATTCGCCCTTCATCGAAAGGGTCGAGGTGGTCACCGAGGGCAAGGTTCGCCGCAGCCGTCTCTACTACCTGCGCGCTCTCAAGGGCAAGGCTGCGCGCATCAAGTCCAAGCGGGATTTCTAG
- a CDS encoding ribonuclease HII: protein MAAFSLLSADGRDKAAGHGPWPVGIDEAGRGCLAGPVVAAAVILPPAFDLPGLTDSKKLSAARRETLAIAIRATAIAWRLGVVWQRDIDRLNILQATFLAMAKAVRRLPEPATLLLVDGNRTIPLPLPGNPRQQAVVGGDALVPAISAASILAKTFRDALMHTLDRRHPGYGLAEHKGYGTAEHRAALRRLGPSNCHRLTFAGVVEDQCRLPGL from the coding sequence ATGGCGGCCTTCTCCTTGCTTTCGGCTGACGGCCGTGACAAGGCGGCCGGACACGGGCCTTGGCCCGTCGGCATCGACGAGGCGGGGCGTGGCTGTCTGGCCGGTCCAGTTGTCGCGGCGGCCGTGATCCTGCCGCCAGCCTTCGATCTTCCCGGGCTTACCGATTCCAAAAAACTTTCGGCCGCGCGCCGCGAGACGCTGGCCATCGCCATCCGCGCCACGGCCATCGCTTGGCGCCTTGGCGTGGTCTGGCAGCGCGACATCGACAGACTGAACATCCTGCAGGCCACGTTTTTGGCCATGGCCAAGGCCGTGCGCCGTCTGCCCGAGCCCGCCACGCTCTTGCTCGTGGACGGCAACCGGACCATTCCGCTGCCCTTGCCGGGCAACCCCAGGCAGCAGGCCGTGGTCGGCGGCGACGCCCTGGTCCCGGCCATCTCGGCCGCCTCCATCCTGGCCAAGACCTTCCGCGACGCGCTCATGCACACCTTGGACCGGCGCCACCCCGGCTACGGCCTGGCCGAGCACAAGGGCTACGGAACAGCCGAGCACCGAGCGGCGCTCAGGCGGCTTGGCCCGAGCAACTGCCACCGCCTGACCTTCGCGGGCGTGGTGGAGGACCAATGCCGCCTGCCAGGTCTGTAG
- a CDS encoding YraN family protein, with protein MPPARSVGSAPHLARGQAGEDAAAAHLRRVGYAILARNWRVRSLELDLVCRDGQTVVFVEVKTRGAGSLATPAEGLSPAKMNRLARAAAHWLSAHDAWDRPCRFDLVAVREENGRLVVEHEQDAFDLSQAMPRQVSWQPW; from the coding sequence ATGCCGCCTGCCAGGTCTGTAGGCTCCGCGCCGCATCTGGCTCGCGGCCAGGCGGGTGAGGACGCGGCGGCCGCGCACCTGCGTCGAGTCGGGTATGCCATCCTTGCGCGCAACTGGCGTGTTCGCTCGCTCGAACTCGACCTGGTCTGCCGCGACGGTCAGACCGTGGTTTTCGTGGAGGTCAAGACCAGGGGGGCAGGCAGCCTCGCGACTCCTGCCGAAGGCTTGAGTCCGGCCAAGATGAACCGCCTGGCGCGCGCCGCCGCGCACTGGCTTTCCGCGCACGACGCCTGGGACAGGCCGTGCCGTTTCGATCTCGTGGCCGTGCGCGAGGAGAACGGCCGCCTCGTGGTCGAGCACGAGCAGGACGCCTTCGACCTCTCCCAGGCCATGCCGCGCCAGGTAAGCTGGCAGCCCTGGTGA
- the ilvB gene encoding biosynthetic-type acetolactate synthase large subunit: MPTLSGAEIIVRLLERQGIEFLAGIPGGANLPLYDALSHSTIRHVLARHEQGAGFIAQGAARASGRPAVCLATSGPGATNLLTAIADARLDSVPIVCLTGQVPSPMLGVDAFQEVDTYGLAIPVTKHCFLARSPLELLRIIPEAFRIAASGRPGPVLVDLPRDVQTAMADFDEWPEPGRADGPPAPDAEAVERAAELLGDARRPLLLLGGGAARAGAHLAARSLAERFSLPVVCTLHGLGCLPTDHPLNLGMLGMHASKAANTVLEECDLLVAVGCRLDDRATGRLDRFCPDAALIHVDIDASELGKRRAPQASIAADAADALTSLARALDKRGGGVSRSAWLGRVVHVKERFGLRPPGLDDPRSAYGVLAAAARAAASIGVRADGRDVLVATDVGRHQMRTAQVWPLAGPGRLLTSGGLGTMGFGLPAAIGAALAEPGHPVICVSGDGSLLMNVQELATAVEQDARVKILLMDNGCLGLVRQQQELFMDGRVFASRFSARADYVALARAFGMRAFDLSEHGDPEAAMAEAFAASGPCLIRCPVEDEPHVLPMVPPGAANCEMICETENHDAMEVAHVHA, encoded by the coding sequence ATGCCCACGCTCAGCGGAGCCGAAATCATCGTCCGACTTTTGGAACGCCAGGGCATCGAGTTCCTGGCGGGCATCCCCGGCGGCGCGAACCTGCCCCTGTACGACGCCCTTTCGCACAGCACCATCCGCCATGTCCTGGCCCGGCACGAGCAGGGTGCGGGCTTCATCGCCCAGGGCGCGGCCAGGGCCTCCGGCCGTCCGGCCGTGTGCCTGGCGACCTCCGGCCCCGGTGCGACCAACCTGCTCACGGCCATTGCCGACGCGCGCCTGGATTCCGTGCCCATCGTCTGCCTGACCGGCCAGGTACCAAGCCCCATGCTCGGCGTGGACGCTTTCCAGGAAGTGGACACCTACGGCCTGGCCATTCCCGTCACCAAGCACTGTTTTCTGGCCCGAAGCCCCCTGGAGCTTTTGCGAATCATCCCCGAGGCGTTTCGCATCGCGGCTTCGGGCCGGCCCGGCCCGGTGCTGGTGGACCTGCCGCGCGACGTGCAGACCGCCATGGCCGACTTCGACGAGTGGCCCGAGCCGGGCCGCGCGGATGGGCCGCCCGCGCCCGACGCCGAGGCAGTGGAGCGCGCGGCCGAGCTTTTGGGCGACGCGAGGCGCCCGCTTCTGCTGCTTGGCGGAGGCGCGGCCCGCGCCGGGGCGCATCTGGCCGCCCGGTCCCTCGCGGAGCGCTTCAGCCTGCCCGTGGTCTGCACCCTGCACGGTCTTGGCTGCCTGCCCACGGATCATCCCCTGAATCTGGGCATGCTCGGCATGCACGCCTCCAAGGCGGCCAACACGGTGCTTGAGGAATGCGACCTGCTCGTGGCCGTGGGCTGCCGCCTGGACGATCGCGCCACCGGCCGCCTGGACCGTTTTTGTCCGGACGCGGCCCTGATCCACGTGGACATCGACGCGAGCGAACTGGGCAAGCGTCGCGCGCCGCAGGCGTCCATCGCGGCGGACGCAGCCGATGCCTTGACAAGCCTTGCGCGTGCCCTGGACAAACGGGGCGGCGGGGTCTCGCGTTCGGCATGGCTTGGCCGCGTGGTCCACGTCAAGGAGCGCTTCGGCCTGCGCCCACCGGGCTTGGATGACCCCCGCTCGGCTTACGGCGTGCTCGCGGCCGCTGCCCGTGCAGCCGCCAGCATCGGCGTGCGGGCGGACGGGCGCGACGTGCTCGTGGCCACGGACGTGGGCCGCCATCAGATGCGCACGGCCCAGGTCTGGCCCCTGGCCGGGCCGGGCCGCCTCCTGACCTCGGGAGGGCTTGGCACCATGGGCTTCGGCCTGCCCGCGGCCATAGGAGCGGCCCTGGCCGAGCCCGGACATCCCGTGATCTGCGTCTCGGGCGACGGCAGCCTGCTGATGAACGTCCAGGAACTGGCCACGGCCGTGGAGCAGGACGCGCGGGTCAAGATCCTGCTCATGGACAACGGCTGCCTCGGGCTTGTGCGCCAACAGCAGGAGTTGTTCATGGACGGCCGGGTTTTCGCCTCGCGCTTTTCAGCCCGGGCCGACTACGTGGCCCTGGCGCGGGCCTTCGGCATGCGCGCCTTCGACCTCAGTGAGCATGGCGATCCCGAGGCCGCCATGGCCGAGGCCTTTGCCGCGTCCGGCCCCTGCCTGATTCGCTGCCCCGTGGAGGACGAGCCGCACGTGCTTCCCATGGTGCCGCCCGGCGCGGCCAACTGCGAGATGATCTGCGAAACCGAAAACCATGACGCAATGGAGGTCGCCCATGTCCATGCCTGA
- a CDS encoding ACT domain-containing protein, which translates to MSMPDRNAPAALTGTVLELTVNNHPGVMSHICGLFARRAFNVEGVACLPLPGGEDPSGGLSRVWLLLREDERLGQIVSQVEKLHDVRETRVLAQGHPVFAALAGHLR; encoded by the coding sequence ATGTCCATGCCTGATCGAAACGCCCCGGCCGCTTTGACCGGAACCGTGCTCGAACTGACCGTGAACAACCACCCCGGCGTCATGTCGCACATCTGCGGGCTGTTCGCCCGCCGGGCTTTCAATGTGGAGGGCGTGGCCTGCCTGCCGCTTCCCGGCGGGGAAGACCCCTCGGGCGGCCTCTCTCGCGTCTGGCTTTTGCTGCGCGAGGACGAGCGGCTTGGCCAGATCGTCAGCCAAGTGGAGAAGCTGCACGACGTGCGCGAGACGCGGGTGCTCGCACAAGGACATCCGGTCTTCGCGGCCCTGGCCGGGCATCTGCGCTGA
- the rsmI gene encoding 16S rRNA (cytidine(1402)-2'-O)-methyltransferase, translating into MEERLAPGLYVVATPIGNAADMSPRAACVLAQADVVLAEDTRRAGLLCKRLGVDAARFVSLHEHNEAERAPQVVERLLAGGSAALVSDAGTPLLSDPGYRLVAACREAGARVTPVPGPCSFAAALSAAGLPPQPFVFLGFLPRGAAQVRGLLAKFGALPATLCFFERKSRLSATLDAAFEVLGERRACIARELTKIHEEFILAPLSELSRSCPDLRGEITVLVGPPGEIADEKMSEEAQIEAVLAEEAKAGGKPREIARRAAARLPGVNAKTLYARLAGEDRE; encoded by the coding sequence GTGGAAGAGCGACTTGCGCCGGGACTGTACGTGGTGGCCACGCCCATCGGCAACGCGGCGGACATGAGCCCGCGCGCGGCCTGTGTGCTGGCGCAAGCCGACGTGGTCCTGGCCGAGGACACGCGACGGGCCGGGCTTTTGTGCAAGCGCCTGGGCGTGGACGCGGCCCGCTTCGTCTCTCTGCACGAGCACAACGAGGCCGAGCGCGCGCCGCAAGTGGTGGAGCGGCTGCTGGCCGGAGGCAGCGCCGCACTGGTCTCGGACGCGGGCACGCCGCTGCTCTCCGATCCCGGCTACCGTCTTGTGGCAGCCTGCCGCGAGGCCGGGGCGAGAGTCACGCCCGTGCCGGGGCCGTGCAGCTTCGCGGCTGCGCTCTCGGCCGCCGGGCTGCCGCCGCAGCCGTTCGTCTTCCTGGGCTTTTTGCCGCGCGGCGCGGCCCAGGTACGCGGGCTGCTGGCCAAATTCGGCGCGCTGCCCGCCACGCTGTGCTTCTTCGAGCGCAAGTCGCGGCTCTCCGCGACCCTGGATGCGGCCTTCGAGGTTTTGGGCGAACGCAGGGCCTGTATTGCGCGCGAGTTGACCAAGATACACGAGGAGTTCATTTTGGCTCCGCTTTCGGAGTTGTCCCGGAGTTGCCCGGATTTGCGCGGCGAAATCACCGTGCTCGTGGGGCCGCCCGGAGAGATCGCGGACGAGAAGATGAGCGAAGAGGCGCAGATCGAAGCCGTGCTGGCCGAGGAGGCTAAAGCCGGGGGCAAGCCGCGCGAGATCGCCCGCCGCGCGGCCGCGCGCCTGCCCGGCGTGAACGCCAAGACCTTGTACGCCCGCCTCGCGGGCGAAGACCGCGAGTGA